The following are from one region of the Brienomyrus brachyistius isolate T26 chromosome 13, BBRACH_0.4, whole genome shotgun sequence genome:
- the wu:fa25f02 gene encoding uncharacterized protein C11orf24: protein MALGPFLAFWPIIGLLMAQSSSGTSTPTLPPPMAMNATQCKQACSNVSTCTSLFNSTTNKCQLLSCDSASCQPEAEEGLLSTGTLADISIVAGKEDVSKSGGVVFNSTAAPNSKPTLEMKVPVNTSHVTTPLISTEKTPVATGTVMTELSTMAPTTTGPPLVTTGTMNSSTTTVANITAKPPTVTPITLMAKPSETTSLATIPIPTKSLKMPTTTIKEPTKLVETTTVNGVPSPTSPMTPSTQATSRVLTHPATSQPKSSPGKDVRGPNKAILDITASSLTRQVVDTSTLLAVLIFGLLFFVVSVILFLTQAYESYKKKDYTQVDYLINGMYSDSGV from the exons ATGGCACTAGGGCCCTTCCTTGCTTTCTGGCCTATTATTGGGCTGCTAATGGCACAGTCTTCCTCCGGGACCTCCACCCCAACCCTGCCCCCGCCGATGGCCATGAATGCTACTCAGTGTAAACAAGCAT GTTCCAATGTTTCCACCTGTACCTCCCTGTTTAACAGCACCACTAACAAGTGCCAGTTACTAAGTTGTGATAGTGCCAGCTGCCAACCTGAAGCGGAGGAGGGGCTGTTGAGTACAG GCACCCTTGCAGATATCTCCATTGTTGCTGGCAAGGAAGATGTATCGAAATCTGGTGGGGTGGTCTTCAATTCAACTGCGGCGCCAAATAGCAAGCCCACCCTCGAAATGAAAGTCCCAGTGAATACATCACATGTAACCACGCCTCTCATAAGTACTGAGAAAACGCCTGTGGCGACGGGTACTGTCATGACGGAGCTCTCAACGATGGCACCTACCACAACCGGACCCCCACTGGTAACCACGGGCACGATGAATTCCTCAACGACAACTGTAGCCAATATTACAGCCAAGCCCCCTACCGTAACGCCAATCACCCTCATGGCAAAACCCTCAGAAACGACCTCCCTGGCGACCATCCCAATCCCTACAAAGTCATTGAAGATGCCCACTACCACGATAAAGGAGCCAACAAAACTAGTAGAAACCACTACAGTGAACGGAGTGCCGTCACCCACCTCTCCGATGACCCCCAGCACTCAAGCTACCTCTAGGGTCCTTACACACCCAGCAACTTCACAGCCGAAGAGTAGCCCGGGTAAGGATGTCAGAGGACCAAATAAAGCCATTTTAGACATTACCGCAAGCTCTTTGACCAGACAGGTGGTCGACACCAGCACTCTGCTAGCCGTCCTTATCTTCGGCCTGCTATTTTTTGTGGTCAGTGTGATTCTCTTCCTCACACAAGCCTATGAGAGCTACAAGAAGAAAGACTACACCCAAGTGGACTACTTAATAAATGGGATGTATTCAGATTCAGGAGTTTAA